From Linepithema humile isolate Giens D197 chromosome 8, Lhum_UNIL_v1.0, whole genome shotgun sequence, one genomic window encodes:
- the LOC137001528 gene encoding uncharacterized protein, producing the protein MVEWAAALGLCLLNTGSRSTCVRTRGVYHGSHVGFPVGRAQSHGYIVIEASTTPTGQLSRCRRNTRKSWVLKKINEDILMAVILVETWPTPSGQVVDLDEEATRISPSKAMYWWTEEIADLRRLSSAARRTFLRVRKRGDHTRMTEALEGFWTAPNALRAAIRKEKARAWEELTSTLDWDPWGRPFRLVLRKLRPRAPPTAEKLKPAILGNVIDTLFPVGEINIPPTTIGETARGTSSLNG; encoded by the exons ATGGTGGAATGGGCGGCGGCACTCGGCCTGTGTCTGTTAAACACAGGTTCGAGGAGCACCTGCGTGCGTACCCGGGGGGTCTATCATGGATCTCACGTGGGCTTCCCCGTCGGCCGGGCGCAGAGTCACGG GTATATTGTGATCGAGGCCTCGACCACCCCCACCGGACAGCTCAGCCGTTGTCGGCGTAACACCCGCAAAAGTTGGGTCCTGAAGAAGATCAATGAAGACATCCTGATGGCAGTCATTCTGGTGGAAACCTGGCCGACACCATCCGGCCAGGTCGTGGACCTGGATGAAGAGGCCACGAGGATT TCCCCCAGCAAGGCTATGTACTGGTGGACCGAGGAGATCGCCGATCTCAGGCGTCTCTCCTCGGCCGCCAGACGTACATTCCTGCGCGTGCGCAAAAGGGGGGACCACACCAGAATGACGGAAGCTCTTGAGGGATTTTGGACCGCACCTAACGCCCTGCGAGCCGCCATCAGGAAGGAGAAGGCCAGGGCGTGGGAGGAGCTAACCTCCACCCTGGACTGGGATCCATGGGGGCGACCCTTTAGGTTGGTACTCAGGAAGCTGAGACCAAGGGCGCCCCCCACTGCGGAGAAGCTAAAGCCGGCAATCCTCGGGAACGTTATAGACACGTTGTTCCCCGTGGGGGAGATAAACATACCTCCCACTACGATCGGGGAGACGGCCCGAGGAACCAGCAGTCTCAATGGATGA